A region of the Meles meles chromosome 18, mMelMel3.1 paternal haplotype, whole genome shotgun sequence genome:
GGCAACCCCTTTCCCCTCTGCGGCGCCCACTGTGCCCTGGGGGTGACTACCCCCACATATCTGGGCCCCTGGGAGCTTGGGCGCCAGCGGGGGGGTGGCAGCTTAGAAGTAACTTTGCCAACACCATGACAGTGACCCTGTGTGCAGCCCAGCCCCGTAAGGGCAGCAGGTTTCCTGTGTCACAGAGCAGTAGCCAAGGAACTAAGTGACCAAGGGCCCCCAGCTGGGAAGGGGCAGGTGAGGCACTACAATCCAGAGCCCCCAAGTCCGCCCAGGCAGGTCTCCAgaggctggggagcaggggaggggaggaccccAAAGGAACAGGGAGAGAAGTGCCCTCAGGCCCCAAGCGCTGTGGGAGCACCAGCAGCCTCAGGACCCCcgtctgcacccccacccccccatcctgaAACAGCTCTCCCCAGAAGCAGAGGCAGACACCTGGTGTGCctaagggcttttttttttttttttaatgtttcctcaCTGTTTTAACAATaccatgaaaaaaatatacagtttagAATCTGGAGCTGACCGCTGAGTCTGCATGGGTTTCAAGGGGTAGCTGGCCCAGCCCCTTCTGATTCCTCCCCTAGTGGGAGCCACGCTACTGGAAACAGCACCGACGGGGCCCGGGAATGAGGAATTTAAGTTAGTGTCTGGATCAGGATCTGACAAAACACGGGAGACTAGAGCAGCTACGCCAGCTGGCCCCAGGCTGGGTCCTGTGGTACCTACATccgtccccctccccacaccggctgggaggggacaggagagggtGGGTTAGCTAGTTCCCAGGACCTGGAAAATCACCTGTTAACCCTGGGCCGTACACCCAAGCTACCACTGGATCCCCTGGGGCAGGGTGAGGAGGACCagagtgaaatttgaatttcaaaagaacaaatcatctttttctttagCGTAAGTATGTATCAAACACAGAGGGggcatacttatactaaaaaattttcctttgtatGCCTGATATTCTAATTTATCTCAGCATTCTGGTTTTGTTCTGTTGCTACAACTGGGAGCTCTATATACCCTTAGGGCCCTCCGAAGTGGGGGAGGGGTTCTGCTGGCACAAAGGCCTGAAGGCAGGGGAAGTAGTGtgcgtggggcgggggggggggggggggggggggggggggggggggatccagTCAAAAAAGCTTTTATCCCTCCATAGGaatgatatattattttttaaaaagtcattttccaGGAATTTTCTACGCTGGCTGCCTTCAACTGTTAATAGctatggggcaggaggagggacagacaaGCGCGGATCCCCGCCCCATAGGTTCTAAATAAAGTTTGGAAGCACTTAGTATAAAGGTTTTGTAAAAGGGTTTGATTTTCCTTCTGGCAGCAGACCTACTAACAACACTGTTCCAGATACCACTCTGGAAGGATTTAAACGTGACAAGAACAAACAAATCAATGTTGAAGCCAGTGCCCAACCTATTTCTAGTGTCTTCCTGGAAGAGCCCCTTCTAGAAAATTCCAGAAGCCTGAGGCCTCCTTTCGTTCCCCATCCTGTTCTCTTCCCCTGGAAGGGGCTGCGTTTAGTGCACACATTCGGTCCGGCTTTGCTCCAAGGGTCTCCAGGCTGGTGGTATATGAGCCGGGGATGAGGGAcggggggctgggggcctggcaACACCCTTCCCCCTGCCACAAGCCACCAGTCACAGGAGGAACGCcaggagaggaaagggacagCCAGTTCCTTCTGCCAGCCCCCGCCTGTCCCACAGTACTCAGGAGGGCTGGGTGCTCCCCACGGCCCCTGCCAGCGCCTCTCGTCCGGGAGGTCCAGGGTCTGCGGCCGAAGCCGGGCTCTTGGCTGCCCTGCACGGGGGACGGGGCAGGGAGGCCGGGAGCCCCTCACACTCGGatctcctcatcctcctcctcgtCCATGAAGGAGAACTCCTTGTCGGGCTGCCGGGACAGCGGGGCCCGGGCCCTGTCGGGGCCCCGGGGGACGGGGCTGCGCTCGTCCAGGACGCCCGAGGTGCAGCTGGACAGGGAGCTGCTGTCCCGCGTGGTGTGGCTGCCTTCGCTGCGGGCCGAGCCCGGGCTGGGGGCCGCCGCCCACCCCTCGTCCTGGGGCAGGTCCGGGCGGGCCGCGCCCTCCTGCCTGGCCCTTGGAGGGCCCATTGCCGCCGCCGCCACCATCAGGGGAGCCTGCAGGGTGCTGTGTGGTGCTGCGTCCCCGTCGTCATGGTAACCGCCATCCTCCTCCTCCGGTTCCCACTCCTCCTTGTCCATGATGCTGAGGACGTCGCCCAGCATGGAGGGTCCCAGGTCAATGTGGAAGGACATGATGGACTCGGCGTGCTTGAGCCCCAAGCCAGCCTTGGGCACGACGGGCAGCTCTGTCAGGTCCCCGAAGGCCTGCTCGTCCAGGAGGGGGTCCGGGGAGTGGGGGGCGGCCGCCCCGTTCCGCCGGGGCCCAAGCTCCCCCTCGCCCACCTCCTCCTGGCCGCCCTCCCCGGAGCTCGCCTTCTTCACGGGGCTGGACGACAGGCTCTTGGGCAGCTTGCCAGAGCCCTTCTCAGCCGCCTCCTTCTCGTTCAGCTGGGGCAGGGACATGGCGTTCTTGACGAACAGAGCTGAGTCccgcagggagcccagcatgtcCCTCTGCTCCCGGTCCCCCCTGGTCACCGACTGTGACCGCTTGCTGCCCCGGAACTTCCGGGACAGGAGGCTGCGtttggaggacgaggaggaggccTGCTCGTCCAGGGACTCACCGTCCAGCTCGCCGGCCTTGCTGTTGAGGAAGGAGGTGTCCCCAAAGGCGTCCCCGGCCCGGCCCACGTGCATGGTGTGCCGGAAGTCGCCCAGGGGGGCGCTGATCATCTCGGCCGTGAGGTCCACGCGAGAGCGGCGCTTGGAGTGCACCGAGCTGGACACGAGCTGCTTGAGGATAGGCATCTTGCTGGGGGGATGACGGGGGAACTCCCGGGGGGCACGGCAGGCGGCTGGGGGGGTCAGATCCGAAGTCTGGCGGGTAGAGGGGGTGACAAGGAGGAGATCATAGGGCTGCAAGGAGAGAACAGCAGACAAAGGGTTAACCCCCACTGGCCGCACAGCACCAAAGTCCAATGGCCCCCATGGGCTGCTACTCAAACCTCAGCCCTCCCACCAAAACCAACTCCTGTGAAATAAGCCTGCGATCAGCAATGGGCATCTCAACCCTGCCTTACCTCCCCTAGCCCTGCCCAGGCACTTGGGTCAGGCGAGCGCTTTTTACAAAGCCGGGTGGAGGTCAGACATACTCCCCCTGAACCCAGGAGAACGACGTCTCCCCCCCAGCCAGGATGCCGCCGGAGCGAACGCAACCGCACCAGAGGAGATGCAGGTCCACAGGCGAGTCCACGGGGCAGTCCAGGGCTGGACACATGCTGTATGTCCTTCCTGCCGTCTGTCCTCAATCCCTGCAGTCAGGGGATACTTCAACCTGAGTCACAGTCCTCAGAGGAGGGAGCTGACAGGACGGGCCCCAGAGAGACGTTGCCAGACACACCTCCCCGCGTGTGGGCGGCCAGGCTCACTTTCTGAATCAGAACTGGGGTGGGGCTGCTAGGACCCACAGGACCAGCTCCCCAGACTCCCAGTCCTTGCTGGGTGTCCCATAAATGAGGAACCCGCCTGCAACCTCTCCACTGTGGGGCCGAGCTCTTTGCCAAACACTCACTCTGTGCCTCTTGGGGATGAAGAGAAGAACTGCCCCTGATTTTTTTAAccatcgggggtggggggcggacaGGGTCCAGATGACCGGCCCCCGAGATCCACAGACCCAGGCGGGGGTCTGAACAGAAGAGCAGCAGGGGGGACCCCAGCTGAGGCTGGGCTATCCGAAAGCTCGAGGAACCACCCACATAGCTCCTGGCAAGCACCAAAATGAGGTCCTGTGTTGGAGCCAAACGGTCCCCTTGTCCTCCAGAGCGACCGGCTCCAAATGCTAAAGCCGGTAGTGTAGGGCTGAGAAGGGCGGGGAGATGGGGTGTCGCCCCCCAGTCTTGCCAACAATTCTCAACTCTACCTTCATGGCGGCCCTACCCTTCCCACAGCAAAGGACAACCTGTAGGTACTCCACTGGTTTCTTCCTCATCCCCAAGGCTGCCCCCCACATCCCACCTGACCCCTGACATCAGCCCAGCAGGTGCCCAtttttccccttctgcccctctccagaCCATTCGTCACTTTTTATCGAAAACAAAAACCCCTCCAGGACTCCCCAGCGCAGACCCCTGGATCTGGCCACCagtccccacctccctccctcctcaatGCCATTCCTTGCTGCCCCCTACCTCTGCCCTGTGCCCCCTGCCCCTGAGCAGCTGCCTCCTGGACTCCAGGACTGGACAAACGCAGGTCCCTAGTAGAATACCCCGTCACCTGCCTCACCCAACATCCTTCAGGGCTCAGATGACACGTCACTTCTGGGAAACGCCCTCTTGGCCACCTCTCCTCTGGCCTCCCAGCACTCTGGATGTCCCCGCTCCCGCAGGCACCGCTCCCTCATTCTATTCCCGCCCACCGGGCTGTAACCTGCCCACTGGACACGAGCTTCCAGAGGGGGTCTGATGGACCTGCTCACCACTGAAGCCCATTGAGCGGACCCACTGAAAGGCAACACCTCCTTCCTGCCTACAGACCGCTCTGGGATTCCCGGCCGGACCTCTCTGTCCtccaaccaccccctcccccggtGTCCTCGCTCCTGGTCCAGCTGCTGACGCCCAGTCTGATGGCTCCCTCCCCCAAGTAAGTttcacccccccaaccccgtgcCAGCCTCGGGCAGTCCTACGCCTTGTCACTCCAGCAAACGAAGTCCTGTAGGACGTGCAGCGGAAGCCAGGCACCGGGGCAGACCTGCCACACGGGTGACCTGGGCTGGGCTCCGAGCCAAAGAAGGACTTTCCTGGATGGCCTTGAGATGACCCACTCTGGCTGGTCAGCTCTCCCTCCTCttgttcctccttctccccaccaaaCCCTCAGGCAAGTTAGCTTCCCTCACCACTAACCTGAACCGTCCCTCCAGCCcacatcctgggatcaaacctctgAACAATTATTCATGTGTTAGCCACACCAACTGGCCAACGTTTTTT
Encoded here:
- the CDC42EP4 gene encoding cdc42 effector protein 4, which translates into the protein MPILKQLVSSSVHSKRRSRVDLTAEMISAPLGDFRHTMHVGRAGDAFGDTSFLNSKAGELDGESLDEQASSSSSKRSLLSRKFRGSKRSQSVTRGDREQRDMLGSLRDSALFVKNAMSLPQLNEKEAAEKGSGKLPKSLSSSPVKKASSGEGGQEEVGEGELGPRRNGAAAPHSPDPLLDEQAFGDLTELPVVPKAGLGLKHAESIMSFHIDLGPSMLGDVLSIMDKEEWEPEEEDGGYHDDGDAAPHSTLQAPLMVAAAAMGPPRARQEGAARPDLPQDEGWAAAPSPGSARSEGSHTTRDSSSLSSCTSGVLDERSPVPRGPDRARAPLSRQPDKEFSFMDEEEDEEIRV